Within the Candidatus Saccharibacteria bacterium oral taxon 488 genome, the region GCTGTAGCTGCATCGTTGGCTGAACATTAGCCGACTCATCACCAAGCATACCAAATAGGTCAGTCTGCCCCGACGCGGCCTCTTTCTGAGTTTTTTGAGCAAAGGCGACAATGGTATCAAGATTAAACAATAAATCAGACCGATCACCAAAGCCGTCAAAGGCACCAGTTTTGATCAGCGACTCCCAGGCCTTGCGGTTAAACTTGCTGGTCGACACTCGCTTGGCAAAATCTTCGACCGACTTGAACGGGCCATCAGCCTCGCGAGCACGAATAATTTCTTCCACCGCGCCGACACCAACGCCCTTGACCGCCGCCATACCGAAACGAATCTTCTTTTCACCAGGCACCACCGCGAACTCGACAAATGATTCATTAACGTCCGGGTTGAGCACTTCAATGCCCATGTGCTTACACTCGGTCATCTCGATGGCCAGGCGCTCAGTATCATCCTGGTCACTGGTCATCAGCGCCGCCATGAATGCGTCAGGATAATGCGCCTTGAGATACGCCGTCCAGTAGGCGATCAGGCCATAACACGCCGCGTGCGACTTATTGAAACAGTAGTTAGCAAATTCTTCCAGCGCGTCCCAAAACTGCTCAGCGATTTCCTTAGTCGCACCACCAACCTTGACCGCGCCTTCGACAAACTCTGGCTTGACCTTTTTCATCAGGTCAATTTTCTTTTTACCCACTGCTTTACGCAAGGTGTCGGCCTGGCCGCCGGTAAAGCCGCACCACTCTTTGGAAATCTGCATAAATTGCTCTTGATAAACCAAAATTCCATAGGTGTTTTTCAGCGAGTTTTCCATACCGGGGTGCAAGTAGGTGATTTCTTCTTCGCCGTGTTTACGCTTGATGAATGAGTCGATAAACTGCATCGGCCCCGGGCGGTACAAGGCCACCATGGCGATGATGTCTTCAAAGACGCTCGGCTTGAGCTCGCGCAGGTACCGCTTCATGCCGGCCGATTCTAGCTGAAACACGCCAGTGGTGTCACCGCGCTGGAATAATTTGTAGGTTTCTTCATCATCCAGCGGCAGCGTTGATAAATCTATTTCCGTTTTATAGACTTTACGAATAATACGCAGAGCGTTGTTAATAATGGACAGGTTAGACAAGCCCAAAAAGTCCATCTTCAGCAGCCCGAGTTCCTCAACCGGGCCCATTGGATACTGCGTTGCCACCACACCCTTTTGCGCCATCTCGAGCGGTACGTATTTCACCAAATCATCCGGCGCGATCACCACACCAGCAGCGTGCACACCGTGCGAACGAATCGTTCCCTCCAGCCGCGAGGCAAAGTCATAGACGGTTTTGGCGGTTGGATTACTTTCGTATTCTTTCTTGAGATCAGGGTCTTCCTCCAGCGACTTTTTGATGGGTACATGACGACCCTGCACAGGTGGCGGAATGAGCTTGGCCAGCCGGTCCGACTCGCCATATGGTACCTGCAGCACCCGCGCCACATCACGCACCGAAGCGCGCGCCGCCATGGTGCCAAAGGTACAGATGTTAGCCACTCGTTCTGAGCCATATTTCTTGGCACAATATTCGATCACCTCGCCGCGGCGCGTATCTTGAATATCGATGTCGATGTCGGGCATGGAAATACGGTCGGGATTGAGGAATCGCTCGAACAGCAAGTCGTAATGCAGCGGATCAAGGTCGGTGATATTCAGCGCATAAGCGATGATTGAACCAGCCGCCGAACCACGTCCCGGGCCAAAGATAATTCCTTGGGATTTGCCCCAGTTGATAAAATCCTGAACAATGAGGAAGTAGCCGTTATAACCCATGTTGTCGAGCACACCAAACTCCATGTCCAGTCGCTCTAGCTGCGCCTCTGATAACTTGGCTCGCAGCTGATCATTCGGGAGCTTCTTCGCGTCCTCCAACTTCATGCCAGCGTACCGTACTGCCATACCGCTATACACCAGATGATCCAGATATTCTTTTTCGGATTCACCGTTTGGCGTTGGAAATTTCGGGATGAGAATATCACCCAGTTTGATTTCCACGTCACAGCGGTCGGCGATGGCTTTGGTATTGGCAATTGCCTGAGGATTGGTTGTTTGCCACCGCGAAATGATGTCTTCTGGTGTGGTCAAATGCAGCTCAAAATCCTTCAAGCTCATCCGCTTTTCATCACTCAAATACGCACCAGTACCGACGCATAGCAAAATCTCATGCGCCTCTTGGTCTTCGTGATTGAGGTAATGACCGTCGCTGGTCACCACACACGGAATATCCAGTTCCTCGCTGATGCGCTCAATGTAATCATTGACCTTTTTCTGTTCCGGCCAGTGGCTGCGCGCTTCGGGGTGGCCATGGTCTTGAAGTTCCATGTAGTATCGGTCGCCAAACACTGACTTGTACCAGCCAGCAATTTCCTTGGCCTTTTCATAATCATCATTGCGCAAATTCTCACCCAGCTCACCACCGATACAGCCGGACATACAGATAATACCTTCATTGTATTGCTCCAGTAGCTCGTGATCAATGCGCGGTTTATAGTAGACGCCTTCGAGGTTGGCGATGGTGCTAAGCTGCATCAGGTTTTGATAGCCCTTGTGGTTCATAGCCAGCAGCGTTAGGTGATAACGCGCCTTGTCCTTGGCCGGGTCGCGGTCGTGACGAGTGCGGGCTGCTACGTAGGTTTCGATGCCGATGATTGGCTTGATACCAACATTCTTGGCCGCTTTATAAAACTCAATCGCGCCCGACATCGTGCCGTGGTCAGTAATGGCACAGGCCTCCATACCCAGCTCCTTCACTCGGGCAACCATGTCAGGAATTTTAGTCAATCCGTCTAGGAGCGAATGGTGAGTGTGGTTGTGTAGGTGCACGTAATCAGACGGCTGCAACGTGGCCGCGACTTTGGCTGAAGCTGTCGTATGTTTGGTAGCCATTATTCATTGCGCCTCCCTTGTGGGCGCCACCTCCTCTTTCTCCACCCAGTATAACATGCTAGCGTCGTCGCTGCATGGTATCAATCAGCTGATTGAGAAAATCCGCCAGTGCCGGAAAGATATCAGCAAACCGCCCCAGCAGCCAGGCTGACACCATGATCAGCACCGTCACGCCCACGAGGCTACCCATACCAAAGAAAAAGCCGCGCCAAAAGTTCATCCAATAAACCTGCCGGCGCGATCGATGAAAATCAAAAAACAAGTCTTCAATCATTGCTTGCCGGGCGCCATTTTCGTTATCACGCTTGATGCGATCAATGGCGCGGCGGGCTACCGAGGGACGTGGGTCAGCGGCCTTAGCATCCTTATGGCCACGTTCTTTTGACGATTTAGTTGGCGCCATTTTCCTCAAGCCGCTTGACTAGATATTCACGAAGGCTCGCACCAAGCTTCGGATCACGCATACCAAAATCGATCACTGTCTTGAGATACTCTAGCTTGTCGCCAGTGTCATAGTACGTGCCATTGGTAATTTCCACGCCATAAAAACTATGGCCATCATCAATCATGCTCTGCATAATCGGCTGCACCGTAAATTCGCCGTGACCATCAAACGCATGTTTGGCTTTTTCGAGATAGGCAAAGAACTCGCCCGGCAGCAGATAGCTACTGACGCTTGCAAGATCGGACGGGGCATTGGCCTTACCTGGTTTTTCAACAATGTTTGTCATCTTGATCACGCCGTCAGCAACCTGCTCACCGTTAACCACGCCGTAGCGATCAAATTCAGCATCATCAATAATTTTCTTACACGATAGCACCGCGCCATCTAATTTTTGCGCCGCAGTGATCATCTGGCGAAATCGGCTAGGGCTAGCAGCGATAAAATCATCAGCAAACGTATAGATAACCGGCTCATCACCATTGATCAAATGTGCGGCGCAGATCAACGGCGTAGCATTACCGTACGGGCCCTTCTGGCGAATATAAACAAAGTTGGCCATTTCTGACAAATTATTCACAATGTCAATTAGTGGCTGCTTCTTGGCGCCGCCCGCCCGTAGATTAACCAGCAGCTCCTCGTTCGGCCTGTCAAAATGATCCTCAATTGCTCGTTTGTTAGCACTGCCGATAATAATAATATCCCTGATGCCGGCCTCGACTAATTCCTCGACAACGTATTGGATAATCGGCTTGTCGATCAGCGGCATCATTTCTTTTGGCATGGCCTTGGTCTGCGGCAAGAACCGCGTACCGAAGCCAGCGGCAGCGATGATAGCTTTGGTTGGTTTTTTCATGATAGTTCCTCCTGTCGTAGGTTATCTAAATAATCAAATAATCGCCTGAACGTTTTCACTACAGTCGCTCCCGGATTAGCTTCTGGGCGAGGCTCGGGTTAGCCTGGCCCTTAGAGCGCTTCATGACTTGGCCGACGAGATAGCCGATAGCTTTGCCTTTGCCCGAGCGAATGTCAGCGATGGATGCCGCCGAGGCTGGGTCATGTAATACTTCGTCAACGATGGCTGCGATCACCCCCTCGTCAGACACCTGCAACAAATTCTTACTCTCGGCAATCTCGCGCGGCCCCTGTTTGAGGTATTGTCGGTCGAATAGACTAAGGAAAATCTCCTTGCCGCCAGTTGAACTGACCTCGTTATCCTCGACGAGTAGTGACAACTCTGTCAACCGACGCGGCCCGACATAGCCCTCCCCGATGAGATCCATATCAATCAGCTCCTCCGGCGTCGAAGCGAACCAGTTAAAGATCCGCTTGACCAGCCGCTGATATTTTATCTTGTCAGCTCCTAGCTCATCAAGGACAGCCTGCTCGTTATGTACCGTCAGCGTCTTGATAGCATCAAGCAATATCGCGAGCGGCTGATGGCCGAGTATCGTCGTAATCACCGAATGATCCAACCCCAGATCAGCCCAACGCTCTCGGCACTCGCCCGGCATCAGTGGCATATGTTCCTGCATACCGGCAATTTCCTCGTCAGTCAAAACAATCGGCGGGATATCCGGATCAGGCATGTAACGATAATCCTGGGCGTCCTCTTTCGAGCGCTGCGAAGTAGTAATCTGCTTGTCATCACTCCAGCCGCGAGTTTCCTGAACTACCGATTCGCCGCGCTCGAGTAGATCAACTTGGCGCTTAAACTCGTACTCAGCGGCGCGCTCGACGCTACGGAAAGAGTTGAGATTCTTCACTTCCGCGCGCTTGCCGAGTTCGGTCGCTCCTTTCTTAGCCACCGAAATATTGACGTCAAAGCGCATATTGCCGTGGTATAAATCACCGTGCGTCACACCTGCATAGATCATCAATTTGTGTAGCTCCGAAGCGTAGGCCCTAGCCTCCTCGGCAGAATGCATGTCCGGCTCAGAAACGATTTCAATCAGCGGCGTACCGGCACGGTTGAGATCAACCAGCGAGTACCCGTCGTGGTGCATCAACTTGCCAGCATCCTCTTCCATGTGCGCGTGATGAATCCGCACCCGTTTGAGCGAACCGTCTTCTAGCGGCGCGTCGACATAGCCAGCCAAGATGATCGGCTGGTACATCTGCGAAGTCTGATAGCCCTTTGGCAGGTCAGGGTAGAAATAATGTTTGCGATCAAACCGGCTAACGCGGGCAATCGGCGCATTCAACGCCTTGCCGGCACGCACCGCCAACTCGACGGCGTGCTTGTTGAGTACTGGCAGCATTCCTGGCATGCCAAAGTCAATCTCGTGCGTTTTACTATTCGGCTCAGCATCGCGAGCGTCGTTATCAGCCGGACTAAACAGCTTAGTTTTGGTCGCCAGCTGGACATGGCACTCGATGCCAATGGTCATTTCATATTCATCATATACACTCATCATAACGCTCCCAAATCTTTTAGTGCTTGCTCAAATGCGGCCATTGCCCGCTTGAATGTCTGGGTAGTAATGGTGACCCGACTTTCGTGGGCAATCTGATTACGCAGTTTATGTGCCGACCAGACCGCGTCCTCATGTGTCCACAGACCACGCCGTGCCTTGAGCCGCTCACCCATCGTCGTACCACTAACGCCATATTCGCGCATCGCCCGGTCGAGCAGCTTGTCAGCTTTGATAATCGCCATCTGCAGACTGTCGGGGTTATTTGTATCGGCCACACGCTGCACCGCCTGCCAGACTTTTCGGTATAGTTCCCGGTCGAGCTTCTCTGTTCGCTTCGACGTCAACTGAATGAATAGCATCAATAGGCCACCGATCACCAGCGCCGCCACCACTAGCGCGATCAATAGTCCATCCATCAGCTGGCCTCCACTTCCGCCGCCAGTTTCAGCAGGCTTCCGTCCGAACGGTAATTACCAACTAGCTGCACGCCGATCGGTAATCCTTCGTCATTGCTTCCAGCTGGTACGGAAATTGCTGGCAGTCCAGCCAGACTGGCCGGCACGGTCATGATGTCAGACAAATACATTTTGATCGGATCATTGGTGTTTTCATCAAGTTTGAAGGCTGGCGTTGGTGCGACTGGCATCAGCAGTGCGTCGTACTCAGCGAACAACTGATTGAACTCATTGATAAGCAGCGTGCGCGCTTTTTGTGCCTGCATGTAGTAAGCGTCAAAAAAGCCGCTCGACAACACGAAACTGCCGATCATAATCCGCCGCTTATTCTCCGTCATGAAGCCTTCATCACGGCTGCGGCCGTACAATTCCGCCAGCGTTTTCACTTCGGCCGCTCGGTGACCATAACGCACGCCATCATAGCGCGCCAGATTTGACGACAACTCTGCCGGCACAATAATATAGTACATCGCCAGCGAATATTGCATCATGTCCAGATTCACTTCTTCAATTTCATAGCCCAGCTGCTTCAGTTTTTTAGCATAATCAAGCGTTTTCTGGCGAACTGCCGCGTCCACATCGTCAGTCATACACTGCTTAACCAAACCAATCTTTTTCTTAGTAAAGCCTGGCTGGTTCCGCCAAAAGTCAGGCAGTGTCGTCATATCCTTGTCGTCGCGGCCCGCCATAATTTCCATCACCAAATTAGCATCATCAGCATTCGTGGCGAAACAACCAACCGTGTCCGTACTCGATGCCATGGCTACCACGCCGTAGCGACTGACTGCGCCGTAGGTTGGCTTGACACCGACCACGCCGTTAAAGCTGGCTGGCTGGCGAATTGAACCGCCAGTGTCTGTCCCCAGTGCAAACGGCACCACGTCAAGCGCCGTCACCACCGCCGAGCCGCCTGACGAACCACCGGCTACGCGCGTTTTATCCGCGGCGTTTTTGGTTGGACCAAAGGCTGAGTTTTCCGTCGAACCACCGTGAGCAAAGGCGTCCAAGTTCGCCTTACCGATACAAATTGCGCCTTCAGCCTCTAGTTTTTCAACGGCCGTGGCCTGCAATGGTGCGTTAAAATTCTCGAGCATCTTCGAGGCAGCAGTCGTCGGCGCTCCAAAGGCCAAGAAATTGTCTTTCACCACAAACGGCACACCAGCCAGCCGGCCAGAAATCTCACCCTTATCCACCAGTTCGGCACGCTCCAGCGCCCGCTCTTCCGCTAAACTGAGTAGTGCATGGTATTCTTCAATGTCGCGCGCCCGCCGCAGTGCTTCTTTAACATTTTCGACCGCGCTTTTTCCGGCAAAATCACTAATCTGGCTCATCACAGCACCTGCGGCACTTTCACTTGATTGTTCTGCTTTTCAGGCGCCAGCTCAAGCAACTCGTCTCGAGAAATCCCTGACTGGACCTCATCTTCGCGCCAGACGTTCTCCAAGCCCGTCACTTGATAGGTTGGCTCCACGCCAGACGTATCGAGCTCGCCCAGCTGCTCAATGTAGCTAATTATGTTTTCCAAATCCTGGCGCAGTCCATCAACTTCATCATCGGCTAATGCCAGACTACTCAAACTCGCCAGGTGCTGAATGTCACTGGTAGAAATAGTTGTCATGCAGTCTATTATAGCACTGTCTCGAGGAAAATCTAATAACTTAGCAGTCGCGGCGAATGGAGCGTCACCATCTGTGGTAGGCCATATCTACTGATCCCAGAACCAAGCGATAACCCACCGCGGTTCCAGCCGATAGCTGCCGCCGTTGCTGCATCGGTTGCCGCATTTGGTGCGTCTGGTCGTTCAATATAACTAATCTTGTTGGCACCACGATCTGCCACATATACTCGACCATCCGGGCCACGTAAAACTTGTCCGCCGCCATCGCCACCAAAGCCAGGACCCATCCAGCTAGGTTGATTCGGCACTGACGAGTTTGGTAGAGAGTCGGCAACCGCACAGTCCCTGAAATGCTCACAGCTAGTGAAGCCGATGAATCGCTCGCTCGCTTTAATAGTGCTACTATTACGACTTGTTATATCATAGCGGAATAATTCACCAATATACAACTTCGAGACGTAGACGTGGTCACCATTTGGCGAGAAATCAGCAGCATATCCTAAGCTACTGTCAAGTGGGTTGTTGTTATGCACGCCAACTGACCAGTGAGCTATTGGTGTCATATTGGTATCAGCCCCAGATATATCAAATACGTGTAATACTCCAGCGTTACCATTACGATTTGGACAGGCACTACCACCCATAAACACTAACATTTTGGTAGCCTCGTTGTTAAAGTTAATCGAGCCGAATCCCGTTCGTGAAGGGCTTGATGGATTTGGTTGCACGATACACGGCTGAGCCGGGCCAGACGGTACATTATACACTGCTGCATTTGGCGTCTGAATAGTTGCTCCGTTGTCAGTCGAGAAAATATTGAAGGCATAGACTTGATTCGGTGAACCCGGCCGATAGGTATACACCACCGCACCATTTCCCGCATTATTCGGCACGGCATTCATCGCCTCGCCAGAATAGTTGCGCGAAAAACTGCCCGCCATGCCAATAGACATGTTCTTTTTCGTCACTCGTCCGAGTGGATCATTGGTAAAATCAACGACGTGGTAGTATAGCGTGCCGAATTTTGCCCGCTCACGACCATTTGCCGAGTTTGATACTACGAGATATTTAGACTCTTCCTTATTGATCGGGAAAGCAACCACCGCCTGCGTACCAGTACGCGAACCGCATAATCCCTGTGGTGATTCACTATAGTATGCTGTTTGACCATCGTCACATGTTGGATTGCCATCGGGAGCCGAGCTATCAACCTGCATAATATTCCGTGCCGAGTTCCAGATACGAAGTCCGTCAGAGTAGAATTTCAAATTACCATTACGATCGGAAATCGTCGTTAGACCCTCATGGGATGGGCCACTTGAGTGTGTTGGATGAGGGTGTGGAGTCGGTTTATTTGACCCGCCCACACCGAAATCGAGACAGACTGACCCGCCGATACACCACCAGCGCTTACTGGCGCGCGTTCCCTTAAAATCAACTTCCGGGATAGCTTGCTGGCGTGAATTGTAAATATAGGTCTTATACGGGCGGCCATCAGATTTTCGGATCAACTCAAGGTAGCCCTTGACATCAGCACGCCGCGGATTAGTTGTTGAGGTGTATTCACCAATAAAATACGAACGTAATTTGTCATTACGAAATACGTCAATCGCTGTACCGTTGCCGCGGCAATCAGTACCTGGACGCACACCCGAGGCAATGGCACTGTCATGGCCACGACTGATACATTCATTCATCCGCACCACGCCGGCCTCAGCCGCTTCACGTGCCAGCTGATTATAATACTGCTCCATCAAGGCATTAGCTGCCGCTGACGCCAGTTGGAGACCAGCCAACAAAATCAGCAACAGCATAATGCTCGCCACAAGGACGGTCGGCAACACAAACCCACCGTCCTTATCCCACCCAGATGTCTTATTAGTCACATCCGACTCCGTATTTATCGCACATCGTCGAACGGATATTGCGCTGTACATTGGTTTTAGTGTATGTGGACCCAGTATCGTGCACCTGAACGGCCACTGTGATAGCTCCAGCAATCAGCACCACCCCTGTTGCGCCCAACAGGATCAGAGACATCGTCTTAGATGTGTTGCGGCCAGAGATAATCCCCTTAAGCATCCACAGCGTCGCACCGATTACCCCTAGCCCTAGGAGATATGGTACAAACTCACCGAGATACAGCGCGCCATACACTGTACCAGCGTCACCAGCGCCGACAAATAGTAGCGAGCTGATGAGGACTGTTACTAACTTTGCCGTCAGCACAATTGCTGGAATTACCAAAGCACCAAATGCACCATATGTTACTACTTTATACGCCGTACTACTGGTGTAGCTGTCACGATCTGGAATAGCCCGTGAGACGCGACCAAATGTGATGAGCGCAACGATTGCAAACAGTGTTGCCAACACACCCGCCATCACTATACCCGTTCCCGGCGTTACCATGTTTATCGATAATATATCGGCCAGCCAACCGCCAATCGAAGTTATCGTCGTTGTCGCTGCACCATTAACCTTTGCCCAAGCAGTAAACAACGACCCCAGTACTTGCGCAAACAATACCGCCGATACGACCGTCGATACCATTGCTAGTAAATACTCAAATGTCAGCCATTTTGCCTTACCGCGACCCGGATCAGTAGCAGCCTGGGGATAGTACGCTGTCGGTTGTGGAGCATATTGTGGAACTGGTGGAGCGCCCGCGTCCTGTACCGGCTGCACCATCTCTGGTGTTGATGCTGTTTTCTTTTGTGTCATAATTATTACCTCCGCTTATGCTAACCTCATTCTACATGGTCTGGCGAATTTCTGCAATCAAATCGCGCAGCTGAGCGGCTTTTTCAAACTCCAGATTAGCACTATGGAGTTCCATTTGACCAGTCAGCTCCTTGACCAGCGTTGGATATTCGTCCTTTGGAATCTTCTTCAAATCAAGCTTCGGCTTTTTGTCCGATTCTTTTTGTGGGATGATGGAGCGCAGGCCATCGTCAATCTTCTTCTGGATGGTTTGCGGCGTGATGCCGTGCGCTTCGTTATATTGCTGCTGAATGTGCCGCCGACGATTGGTCTCATCAATCGCTCGGCGCATGCTGTCAGTTACGTTATCGCCATACATCAGCACCCGCCCGTCCACGTGCCGCGCCGCCCGGCCAATCGTCTGAATCAGTGCCTGTTCACTACGCAAGAAACCTTCTTTATCGGCGTCCATAATCGCCACCAGGCTGACTTCCGGTAGATCCAACCCCTCGCGCAGCAGATTGATACCGACTAATACATCGTAGGTTCCCAGCCGCAGATCTTTGAGAATATCACCGCGTTCCAGTGTGTCAATTTCACTGTGTAGATACGCCGTTTTCACACCATTGTCGGTCAGATAGGCGCTTAAGTCCTCGGCCATGTGCTTGGTCAAGGTGGTCACCAATACACGGTGACCATTGGCGATGGTTTGGCGAATCTCCTCCATCAAATCATCAACCTGCCCCTTAGTCGGCCGCACCTCAATCGGCGGATCAAGCAGCCCCGTTGGTCGAATCAGCTGCTCGGCCGGCTTTGGAGAATGAGCAATTTCATAGTCGCCCGGCGTAGCGGAAACATAAATTGCCTGGTGAATATGCTGATCAAACTCATCAAACCTCAGCGGGCGGTTATCCAGCGCACTCGGCAAACGAAACCCATGCTCCACCAACACTTCCTTGCGCGCCCGGTCGCCGTTATACATGCCGCGGACTTGCGGCAAGGTCATATGCGACTCATCGACCAGCAGCAGCCAATCATCCGGGAAATAATCAATCAAGGTTGCTGGCTGCTCGCCCGGTTCACGATCCGTCAGATAGCGCGAATAATTCTCAATGCCTTTGACAAAGCCAGTTTCTTTGAGCATCTCCAGGTCATATTTGGTGCGTTGAGCTAGGCGCTGCGCCTCCAGTAACTTATCGTGCGATTCAAACCATTTCAGCCGCTCGTCAAATTCTTTTTCGATGCCGATGATGGCCTTTTCAATTCGTTCACGCGGCGTCGAATAGTGGCTAGATGGGAAAATCGTCAGGCTAGCTGGCTGCTCCAAAATCTCGCCAGTCAGCGGATCGATTCGTGTTAGTCTCTCGACTTCATCGCCAAAAAACTCCACCCGCACCGCCGTGTCCTGTCCGGCTGGGAAAATATCCACCACATCGCCGCGCACCCTGAAAGTGCCGCGCACAAAATCAACGTCGTTGCGCTTATACTGAATATCAGTTAGCAGGCGAATAAACTTGTCCTGAACCCGCCGCTCACCAACCGTCAATTGAATGGCCATATCAGCATACGTCTCCGGCGAACCGATGCCGTAAATACAGGATACACTGGCCACAATGATAACATCGCGCCGCGTCAGCAGTGCCGACGTCGCCGCATGCCGCAGTCGATCGATTTCATCATTAATCTTCGAATCTTTCTCAATGTAGGTGTCGCTCGAGGCAATGTAGGCCTCCGGCTGATAATAATCAAAATAGCTGACAAAATAATGCACTTCGTTGTCCGGAAAAAATTCCTTGAACTCAGAAAACAACTGTGCCGCCAAGGTCTTGTTATGCGCCAGCACCAGCGTCGGCACATTGGCTCGAGCGATGATATTCGCCATGGTAAAGGTCTTACCCGACCCCGTCACGCCCAATAGAGTCTGCTCACGTTCGCCCCGCTCCAAACCGTCCACCAGCTGAGCAATCGCCGTTGGCTGGTCGCCGGTCGGCTGATAGTTAGAGACGAGGTTAAAGACGCTCATATCATTACTATTGTACCACTGTTGACAAATAGCAACTTTTCATGATATAGTTAACCAGTTATCAGTGATAAAAACAAAAAGGACACCTCATGACTTCACAACATACATGTATTCCGCGCGACGTGCAGCTACAGGCTGCGATGTTCCGCCTCGGCAAGATGGAAGACGAAATCCAGAGCGGCTACGAGATTCTTCGGAAATATCAGAAAACAGTAACGATATTTGGTTCAGCACGCACCGACCCGAACAGCACTTATTACCATGCCGCGAAAGAAACAGCTGAGCGGCTAGCTAAACTTGGCTACGCCATCGTTTCCGGCGGCGGACACGGCATTATGGGCGCTGCCAATGAAGGCGCCAACAAGGCTGTCCAAGAGGGTGCGCGGGCTGTTGGCGGTGAGTCGATCGCTTTTAATATTCGCCTACCGCACGAACAGGAGGTCAATAAATACGCCACCGAGGTGTTTGAGTTTCAGCACTTTGCGCCG harbors:
- a CDS encoding DNA polymerase III subunit alpha, encoding MATKHTTASAKVAATLQPSDYVHLHNHTHHSLLDGLTKIPDMVARVKELGMEACAITDHGTMSGAIEFYKAAKNVGIKPIIGIETYVAARTRHDRDPAKDKARYHLTLLAMNHKGYQNLMQLSTIANLEGVYYKPRIDHELLEQYNEGIICMSGCIGGELGENLRNDDYEKAKEIAGWYKSVFGDRYYMELQDHGHPEARSHWPEQKKVNDYIERISEELDIPCVVTSDGHYLNHEDQEAHEILLCVGTGAYLSDEKRMSLKDFELHLTTPEDIISRWQTTNPQAIANTKAIADRCDVEIKLGDILIPKFPTPNGESEKEYLDHLVYSGMAVRYAGMKLEDAKKLPNDQLRAKLSEAQLERLDMEFGVLDNMGYNGYFLIVQDFINWGKSQGIIFGPGRGSAAGSIIAYALNITDLDPLHYDLLFERFLNPDRISMPDIDIDIQDTRRGEVIEYCAKKYGSERVANICTFGTMAARASVRDVARVLQVPYGESDRLAKLIPPPVQGRHVPIKKSLEEDPDLKKEYESNPTAKTVYDFASRLEGTIRSHGVHAAGVVIAPDDLVKYVPLEMAQKGVVATQYPMGPVEELGLLKMDFLGLSNLSIINNALRIIRKVYKTEIDLSTLPLDDEETYKLFQRGDTTGVFQLESAGMKRYLRELKPSVFEDIIAMVALYRPGPMQFIDSFIKRKHGEEEITYLHPGMENSLKNTYGILVYQEQFMQISKEWCGFTGGQADTLRKAVGKKKIDLMKKVKPEFVEGAVKVGGATKEIAEQFWDALEEFANYCFNKSHAACYGLIAYWTAYLKAHYPDAFMAALMTSDQDDTERLAIEMTECKHMGIEVLNPDVNESFVEFAVVPGEKKIRFGMAAVKGVGVGAVEEIIRAREADGPFKSVEDFAKRVSTSKFNRKAWESLIKTGAFDGFGDRSDLLFNLDTIVAFAQKTQKEAASGQTDLFGMLGDESANVQPTMQLQPAPAKHTNKERLMWERELMGLYISAHPLDAYETYLSEQAQPLTQLVPEYDGRLMTIGGIITTVRTIVTKSGSKMAFVGIEDKFGEGEVIVFPNLYEQVGAKLVQDAVIRVTGKNSARDRDGNLGSESKMIADEIELISDDDLRQYQSTGRKMEAPKMSSKVKQERRTAFRTQTTQRAGAARVSTAKGTNMKSTPADTTNTPPHPAATHAVPETEKLFLHIKNPSDHDKLVALKSLCSEYAGATDVVLVLGEANKSAMRMPFRVEAGDQLMSQLRQTLGDECVVLK
- a CDS encoding NTP transferase domain-containing protein, whose amino-acid sequence is MKKPTKAIIAAAGFGTRFLPQTKAMPKEMMPLIDKPIIQYVVEELVEAGIRDIIIIGSANKRAIEDHFDRPNEELLVNLRAGGAKKQPLIDIVNNLSEMANFVYIRQKGPYGNATPLICAAHLINGDEPVIYTFADDFIAASPSRFRQMITAAQKLDGAVLSCKKIIDDAEFDRYGVVNGEQVADGVIKMTNIVEKPGKANAPSDLASVSSYLLPGEFFAYLEKAKHAFDGHGEFTVQPIMQSMIDDGHSFYGVEITNGTYYDTGDKLEYLKTVIDFGMRDPKLGASLREYLVKRLEENGAN
- the gatB gene encoding Asp-tRNA(Asn)/Glu-tRNA(Gln) amidotransferase subunit GatB, with the translated sequence MMSVYDEYEMTIGIECHVQLATKTKLFSPADNDARDAEPNSKTHEIDFGMPGMLPVLNKHAVELAVRAGKALNAPIARVSRFDRKHYFYPDLPKGYQTSQMYQPIILAGYVDAPLEDGSLKRVRIHHAHMEEDAGKLMHHDGYSLVDLNRAGTPLIEIVSEPDMHSAEEARAYASELHKLMIYAGVTHGDLYHGNMRFDVNISVAKKGATELGKRAEVKNLNSFRSVERAAEYEFKRQVDLLERGESVVQETRGWSDDKQITTSQRSKEDAQDYRYMPDPDIPPIVLTDEEIAGMQEHMPLMPGECRERWADLGLDHSVITTILGHQPLAILLDAIKTLTVHNEQAVLDELGADKIKYQRLVKRIFNWFASTPEELIDMDLIGEGYVGPRRLTELSLLVEDNEVSSTGGKEIFLSLFDRQYLKQGPREIAESKNLLQVSDEGVIAAIVDEVLHDPASAASIADIRSGKGKAIGYLVGQVMKRSKGQANPSLAQKLIRERL
- the gatA gene encoding Asp-tRNA(Asn)/Glu-tRNA(Gln) amidotransferase subunit GatA → MSQISDFAGKSAVENVKEALRRARDIEEYHALLSLAEERALERAELVDKGEISGRLAGVPFVVKDNFLAFGAPTTAASKMLENFNAPLQATAVEKLEAEGAICIGKANLDAFAHGGSTENSAFGPTKNAADKTRVAGGSSGGSAVVTALDVVPFALGTDTGGSIRQPASFNGVVGVKPTYGAVSRYGVVAMASSTDTVGCFATNADDANLVMEIMAGRDDKDMTTLPDFWRNQPGFTKKKIGLVKQCMTDDVDAAVRQKTLDYAKKLKQLGYEIEEVNLDMMQYSLAMYYIIVPAELSSNLARYDGVRYGHRAAEVKTLAELYGRSRDEGFMTENKRRIMIGSFVLSSGFFDAYYMQAQKARTLLINEFNQLFAEYDALLMPVAPTPAFKLDENTNDPIKMYLSDIMTVPASLAGLPAISVPAGSNDEGLPIGVQLVGNYRSDGSLLKLAAEVEAS
- the gatC gene encoding Asp-tRNA(Asn)/Glu-tRNA(Gln) amidotransferase subunit GatC, which produces MTTISTSDIQHLASLSSLALADDEVDGLRQDLENIISYIEQLGELDTSGVEPTYQVTGLENVWREDEVQSGISRDELLELAPEKQNNQVKVPQVL